The Cervus canadensis isolate Bull #8, Minnesota chromosome 21, ASM1932006v1, whole genome shotgun sequence genomic interval GGAGCTGGTCAGAATGCACATTTTGGAAGGTGTGTTAGACCGGAAATGCTTCTTCATGCAGACCCTCTTGGTCACTATTTTCACCCTGCACCACCCACGTTTCTTCTTCACGCTTTCTCGTTGCCCCCATTCCTCACAAAAATGGGGTATGCAGTCCTCTCCCCCAGATCTGTCTCTAGCATGCATTtacttccattcattcattcacttactcagtATTTACTCCAGCACCTGTGAAGTACAAGCGAGGTCATCCCAGACAAATTCTGCCTGCCCCCGCTCACACGCTGCTTTCTTCATTCTAGGGAAGGAAAGGTTTGGGCTTGAGTCTgtccattttttgtttggtttagaACCCACTTTGGAGTTGGAAGAAGACTTTCCTAGTCTGAACCCCACATGTGGCAGGAGGCCACCGAGGGGGAGACACCGAGGCCCAGAGCAGGGAGGCAGAATGTCCCCACGGCAGGCCCCGTTGTCTGGGTCTGCTGTGCCTAGCGACCGCGGTTGGGTGTGACCACACACTGTCCTCAGTGGGGCCCCCTCCCTCGGTCCTTGTGAAACTTATACCAGGCCCCCCACTCTGCCTGGTTCTGCTTgtctctgccccttccctggcAGGAAGGGGAGGTGCCCTGGGGTTCCAGGGCAGAGCCCACTCACCCCTGAATCCTCCTCCTCTCTACCCTCTCCCACACGCAGAGACCTCGGCCGAGCCCTCCCTCCAGGCCAAGCAACTGAAGCTGAAGAGAGCCAGGCTGGCAGATGACCTCAACGAGAAGATTGCGCAGAGGCCTGGCCCCATGGAGCTGGTGGAGAAGAATATCCTGCCCGTGGAGTCCAGCCTGAAGGAGGCCATCATTGGTGAGGAGCTAGGCCTCCCTGCGTGGACCCGCAAGCTGGCGCAGGGGGAGGGCCGCCGGGCTGCTTGCTCCCTGACTTCCTGCTTAGCCTGGGTGGAGGAGCCGAGGCGTGGAGAACCAGAGCCTGAGAAATGGGTCGTGCGAGCCTGGGTCGGTGCCCGTGGCCCCACAGATCAGCGCCGTGCCAGAACAGCTCAGCCAGTACCCGAGGCCTCCGTCCGCTCCCCATCTCTGAACCCAGGGGTCGCCCCTCTTTCCCAGAGAAGGTGGGTAGGTGTCAGGGTTGGTGTGAGCGAGCACGTGGAGACGCCGCGAGCTAGAAACCGTACCTGCTGCTCCTTTTCATTCGTGAAGTCCCCTCTTGGAGCCTGACCCTTTGCCCAGATAGTTCACTTACAAAGGCCGACGGACCCGAGCAGTGTGCTAGGTGCTTGGGCCACGGCCCTGCGAGGCGGACCACACCCCTGGTCCTCACGGAGCTCAAGCTGTAGTGCAGACCCAAGCAGGGAAGTAGGCCCCAGTGGACCGAGGGCCACTGCCCGGCCCTGACAGTGGGGGTTGATGTCAGAGGAGGTGAGGCCAAGGTCGGGGTGCAGGCCGAGCAGGAATTGAAGCGTCTGTGAGGGAGGAGGGACACCTGCACGGAGACCTGGAAGGGGCGTgtcaggaggggtggggggctttGCAGGGCCCTGTGGCCACGGCCAGGCACACACCCCTGATCCCCTCACTGCGGTGAGGTTGGGACAGACGTGCTTCTGTAGCTGCTGGGGGCCTGAGACCTGCCCTGGGAGGCAGCTGGAGTGCCCCCACCGTAAGTGTGAGCTGGGTCTCTGGGCAGAGGGGGCACGGGTTGGCTTAAGGCAGGCCGGGTGGGGCCCGGGGCCTGGGTCAGTGGAGGCAGGTCTGGGCCTCATCTGCACCAGTGCAGAGGTGGGTTGAGCTGGGGCTCTAAATACCCTCTTCCCTAGAAGAAGAATACCCTACCCACTTCGCCCAGGCGTTCGTCTTGCCTTGTGTcagcgttcagttcagttgctcagtctggcTCTTTGCgcccccgtggaccgcagcacgccaggcccccctgtccatcaccagctcccggagtttactcgaactcatgcccattgagtcagtgatgccatccaaccatctcatgtcaGAGTGCTCCCACCCAAATCTCCACCACGTTCTACAACAGCCCCTAGTTACGGGCCAGTGTTTGGGCCAAGGTCAGTCTGGACTCTCCCTCCAGCCCAGATCTGATAAATGCTTGCCAAGAGTCGGCTGGGCGCCAGGCCTGCGTGGGCCTGGCCATCACAGACACAGAACACACTGCTGCCGCCCTCCGCTGGCTCGGCCTGACGGGAGAAGGCTGCGGTGTGCACCAGTGACTTCCGCGATTTCCCAGGCACAGGTGGCGCCGCCTGGTGAGAAAGGCCCAGGCCCTGTGATGCGGGAACCCAGTCACCTGCCTTCCCGGAGCTCGCAGGCTCCGCCCGGCGCAGTCCTGGGTGCCTGGGGAGGCTCGGGAAAGGGCTGTGCCGTTGGCAATGACGTTCATGACAGAGCAGCTGACCCTGCTGTCGTGGACGACGCAGGACGGCGGGCAGGTGGCCGGGACAGCGGGGGCTTGTCCGAGCTGGACGGGGAGGGCAGCAGGACGGGGAGGGCAGCAGGGCGGGGAGGCTGCACGGCTGATGCGGCATGATTAGGGTCAGCCTGGAGGTTGAGTCCGTGCCAGGTAGAGCAGGCACTGAAGGCCATCCCAGGCAGAGGGGCAGTGTGGGCAGTGGCCTGAGGGCCTGGGAAGTGGTTGCGTTTGGCAGCGAGATTGTCACTGATGGCTGGAGAGAGAGGGGTGTTCTCCAGCAGTGGTCCTGaggtggaggggtgggcagggggcagatGTCATCCATTGTTCAGGAGGAGTTGGGGGGTGGTCAGGAAGGATGTTTAGGCTGAGAAGTGGGCAGGTTTAGGGCTGAGAGGATGCGTCATGCGGAGGCTGCGGAGGTGAGAGGatgggaggaggagacagaggtggggaAGCCTGCTGAGGGTGGGGGCCCGGGAGGAGCCTTACCGCAGACTCCCCTGCATACTCAGCCATTTAACGCACACACACCCACCTCCAGTTGACCTGGAAGAGTTGTGTCAAAGCCCCAGAAGTCTTCCCCGAGCCTGGCCCCCTCGGCATCCAGGCTTCTGTCTAGCAAAGCATTGGCTGCACCCCACAGCCTGGCAGGACCCTGCAGTGACCCCTGGACTGAATTGGGGTGGAcccaaggctcctccatccgctCCCTGATCCTGCTGGTCCCCTTTCTGGGAGTGAGAGGCCGGGGGAGGAATCTGGGCCTCGAGCGACTGGCAGGAGGCACACGGTGGTCAGGAGGCTGTGCCCACTCCGAGCTCCACTCGAGAGCGGGTGAGGGGGGCAGGAGGGGCAGCCTGGCGGGTTGCCGGCGGGGGGCGTAAGCTCAGGGGCGTCCTGCCCAGGTTCCCGTGGCCTCGGATCACGGCCCTGGAGGCGGAGCACTCCAGATTGTTCCTCCTTGTCTGTGGTGTGGCCCCCGCTCACCTCTGCGCCTCATTCCTCTCTGTGGACAGCGGCTAGTGCCGCGCTTCTCTTCTGACCGTGCTGGCCGTGGGGTCATGACAGGAATCCTGAAACACCCTGCTCGCCCCgtccccttcttcccttccctctgcaCCTGGGATTCCCACGCTGGGCCCCCCAGCCCGGGAGCACAGGCCGCCGGGCCCTGCGCCCTCACACGGGAGGGCGGGCGGTGGCCTCGCCGCCCCCCAGGCCCTGGGGCTTTGAGAGCCACTGGCCCTGCTTCACCTGGGCGAGCAGGcggctctcctcccctcctcagccctgcccacccctccgCGTGCACGACCACTGGAGGCTAAAGAGTGGTCTGTTCCTAGTCTTTGGGGAGTCAGACAGCCCAGGGGAGGAGCTGCACCCCCATAGCTGTTGCCTAGACAGCCCTCATCGCAGGGTCCCTGGGGTGGAAATACAGTGCCTGCAACAGCCAGGAAATAGGAGGTGGAGGCGGTGGCAGGCTTGGGAGGGAGGGCAGCCATTCACCGTGAAGACAACACGGGTGTCTTGTCTTAGAGGGCAGAGGATGGGCGAAGATATGAGGGGCAGCCTCCCACGAAGAGCAGCCTCCAGGGGCCGTGGGAGGGGGGCCCAGTGGGTCAGCAGTCAGGCCTTTCCTGCCAAGGCAGCGCCGTGAGGGCCGGGAGGACTGACTCTCCTGGCCTTGGCTTTGGGGCCGTGAAGACGAGCTTTCCTCCAGCTCGTTTGGATGCAAGAGGCAGGGTGGCTGCCAGTTGCCTCCTTCCGCTGCCCGCGGGCTGAGGGGACAGCCTCTGGCTGGGGAGCAGGGCCCTCAGCTGAAGGGGTCTCACCCAGGCCTTGGCTTTCAGTGGGCCAGGTGAACTACCCGAAGGTAGCAGACAGCTCTTCCTTCGACGAGGACAGCAGCGACGCCTTGTCCCCCGAGCAGCCTGCCAGCCACGAGTCCCAGGGCTCAGCGCCGTCGCCCCTGGAAGCCCGAGTCAGCGAGCCGCCGCCCGGCGCCACCTCTGTGCCCCCCGCTCAGGTGcgcttcctcctcttccccccagGGGCCCAGACCTGCTGGAGCAGCCCCGGTGAGGCCCCTCCCTGGGGCCGGTGGGGCAGGGAAGCCGGGAGGTGCTgtcctggtagctcaggtggggCTGTTGGCAGCGGGCCCCTCGGAGTTACATTCGGAGGCCTCCCCACTGCCCTGTGTCCCCTCGTGCAGCGCAGCTGCCTTTCCTGAGTGTGTGCAGGTCCGTGACGCTTGCTCTACCCTCTGCTCCCCGTTTTCTagtacccccctcccccaccaccaccctggaGGCTGCTCTTCTCAGCCTTCCTTCGTCGGCCCTCAACAGCGACCGTCAGAGGGGGTGACGACCGTCAGAGGGGGTGACAACCACCAGAGGGGGTGACGGCCGCCTGGCTCCCGGCGGGCTGGGCAAGGCTGCAACAGCAGCTGGAGCCTGGAGGTGGCGCAGCTTCTGGGGTGTCCTCacatcccctcctctctcccaggtCGTGTCTCAGCTCCCCGTGGGCCCGGAGTCCGGAGAAACACTCTTCCTGGCAGAGCAgcctcctctgcctcccagccTCACCAACGGAACCACGGTCCCCGCTGCcaagcccctccccaccctcatcaAGGTGCAGACCCCCAGCCCACTGCTGCCCCCGCCCCTATGCCTCGCCAACTCCCGTGTGGGCACAGTGTCGGCAGTGGGGgtgctcaccctctcctcccagtcAGGGACCAGCAGAGGTCACCACAGGGCTACAGGCGGCCTCCCCGCTCGCTCTGCGGACGCTGGCCGGGTGTACTGAGCGCAGGGCAGGCTGTCACTCCCGCCCGCCCCACCCACGGCCTCGTGAGACCGTAAGGGGGTGGAGCCATGAGGCGGTGGCCCACGGTCACCGGCCAGCCGTGCTGGGAGTtcgtcttcctcctcttcctccaagTCCTGACCTGAAACGCCTGAAGGGGCCCCAGTCAGCGTCAGCCCACGAGACACCCACGGGCGCCTTTGCGTGGGGACTCGGTGCTGGGCCCTGAGGTTGAGTTCAGCAGCACCCTGAGCCAGCATCTCCCCACCCAGCCAAGCCTCCTGCCTTGGCCTCTGGTACCTTGACCCTGCCTTCCCCATCCAGCCTGGGCTTCGCGCCTGCTGGGCAGGGGCCCTTCCTTCCGGCCCCGCTTGCTTCTGCGCTTGACTGACTTCTCCAGTCCCTCCACGTAGGCCCTGGCCCGGCGTCTCAGGCCGCCCACGTTCCTCCCGCTGCCCACAGCCTTAGCTGAGCCCTCTGTCTGCCTCCAGGTACTCCCAGTCCCTTTGGGGTGGTGCCCCGCCCCCGGCCTGCTCCTGCCTGCTCGCGGAGCTTGCGTGTCCCGTGGCTCCCGGCTGCTCCCTGGGTAGCCAGCCGCACCTTCCTTGTCTCTGCGGTCTGTTCCTGACTGGCCACAGACGTCTGAGGTTTTCCCCCAAATCTCCTCCCCCAAACCTGCCCCTCGTCGCAGGTCTGGTGcctgcctctgcccacctcccctcTGTGAGAACCGTGCGTGtgtctttctctaacttcctCTTTTCTGGAAGCGCCTCGGCCTCCGGCTCCGCAGCCCCGCTGtgagccctcctccagaggagccCCCGCTGCCTCTGACCCCTCGGGTCGTGGGGCTCCCTGTCTTCCTCCCTTTCAGTGGGGTGCTCCTGGGCCATTCTCGGCCTCTTTCCTGAGGCCTCTCCATGGGCCCCTGTCCGTCCTCTCGGGTGCGCTCTGGCCCAGCGGCCCCTCGCTTTCTCCCCCTCTCCACACCTGGGCCACCCGACCCTCTTCCCCGCCACCATGGAGGGGCCGCCGTCAGAGCTCAGAGCCCTGAACCGTGTGACCGCTCGCTGCGCAGCTCTGCTGTCCTCTCTTCCCCTAGCTGGTCACCTCCTGCCTCATCCTTAGTCCCCGCGGCCCCCTAACCAGACCCCCGCTGACCCCGCACGGAGTCTCCACCCTTCCTTCTGCTGGTCTCTGCGCAGATGCCGCGAGGCCCCCTTGGTCCTGCCCGGCCCGTTCCCTGCTCACGTGCCCCACTCAGCTCCACCCGCGCTCACCCCAGAGGACCTCGAGGCCCAGCGGGAGGCCACCCTGTGTGCCGGCCGTGGGTGCACAAACAGGAGCTTTAGAGTCCTGGGCTTGGATCTCGGCTCCTTCATGGGCGAGATCACAGCCACTGTGTGCCCTTGAGCAGCTGACTGCCCTGAGCCGCTGCTTCACCTTCCAGTAGACACGCCGGCTCCTGGTGAGGCAGGGTTCTCGCGGGTCTGCACCCCATGTGGAGTGGACGCAGGAGCTCCCAGAGCCGCTCTTTCACCCCTTGTCCCGTTGGCACTGTGCTCGGGGTCACAGGGAAGTTGCCTGTGCATTTGGGTGGAAGCTCTGGGAAAAGCAGGGCGGGTCACAGCCCCCTGTCAGCCCTCGCCCCCTCCTGGGCACACTCCTAGGTGCCAAGGAGGCCTCTGCTTTGGGAGGGGTGCTATCTGGCAGGGCGGGGTGGACGCACAGCCCTCTCAGGAGCCGCCCAGGCCCCTAACGGCGCCCTCTGTCTCACGCCCCCAGCAAAGCCAACCCAAGTCTGCCAGTGAGAAGTCGCAGCGCAGCAAGAAGGCCAAGGAGCTGAAGCCAAAGGTGAAGAAGCTCAAGTACCACCAGTACATCCCCCCGGACCAAAAGCAGGACAAGGGGGCGCCCCCTATGGACTCCTCCTACGCCAAGatcctgcagcagcagcagctcttcctGCAGCTGCAGATCCTcaaccagcagcagcagcagcagcagcagcactacaACTACCAGACCATCCTGCCCGCGCCGCCCAAGTAGGTGCTGCCGGCAGGCCCCGCCCACCCGCCGGCCCCGCCCAAGTAGGTGCTGCCGGCAGGCCCCGCCCAAGTAGGTGCTGCCGGCAGGCCCCGCCCACCCACCGGCCCCGCCCAAGTAGGTGCCCACAGGCCCTGTTACAGGTGATGTGTGGGTGACCCTGGACTGGCAGGGACCCTTGGGTCCCAGTCCTGTCAGAGCACTCCAGGGGCAGGGCCCTTCCCTGTGCCCCTCTCCAGCCGGCCCAGCAGAGGCCAAGGGCGATGCCTGGCGCGGGCTCATTCCTGCGCTTTTCTCTTCTCAGGCCGGCAGGGGAGGCTCTGGGCAGCGCTGGGGGCCCCCCGACGCGCAGCCTTTCCACTACCAACAGCAGCTCTGGCTCGGGTGCCCCTGGGCCCAGTGGGCTGGTCCGACAGAACAGCACCTCGCTGACTGGCAAGCCGGGGGCCCTGCCCACCAACCTGGACGACATGAAGGTAGGTGGTTGCGCCCCAGTGGCCTCACGCTGCCGCCAGCCTGGCCTCTCTGGCCGTCAGGTGCTTGGTTTCAGGCAGGAAAGGTGGCCGGCTGGGGACTACGGCCACGGAAGGCAGAGCGGGGCTCTGGCCTCTGGTTTCCTGCAGTGGAGGAACCTGGAGCCTGCCTAGAAGCTCGCCTGGCTCTGCTCACCCTGGTCATCGTCGTTAAAGACACCAGCTGGTGTCCGTCCTGGGCCGTGGGCTCGCCGAGCGCTTGTGTGCCTCTTGATTTCCCGGCCTCCAGTGCAGTGTGAGGAACAGGGGCTGTCACCCTGGCTTCAGGGCAATCAGGCCAAggcgtgggggagggggtggacaTGGTGCTGAGGTCACAGGCCCAGGTGGTGGTCGAGCCGGGGCTCAGGCCCCTTTGCAGCACTGCCCTCTCCTCACAGCCCCTGATGTCTTGCTGAACCTGCTTTGTGAGTGCTGCGTCCGCCTAGGAGAGAGTAGCCGCACCTGGGGTACAGACCCCGCTGTGTCCTGGGCCTTGGGGGTGGGAGATGCCCGGGCCTGGCTTTTGCTTTCTGCCCTGGTCAGAAGGGGGCTGGATCACATTCTCCCTTGAGAGTTTGTGCCCTGGACCAGCCTGCTCCCTCCTAGTCATGACCCGGGTCCCAGCAAGACTCAACTCTTGGGCAGGGAGCTGAACACGGGCCTTGGTGTCCTCGAGACCTGGCCCTCACTCCTAGCTCTGCCCACCACCACGTCACCAGTGTGACCCCCCAAGGAGTCACTTCTCTGTCCTGAGCTCAATTTTCTCAACTGTAAGATGCAGTGAGTTCACTCAAGTGTTGGTTGAGCACACGCTGGGGCTGGAGACAACTGCAGACATGTCCTGCCCAGCCAAGGGGTGAGGACCGGGAGGAGGGGCGGCCGAAGCAGGCCTCTCCCTCCAGGGTGCGGGAGGGCCAGGGCTTGATGCGTCTGCAGTGGCCGGTGGGCCAGACAGACGAGGCCCAGTGGTCTTGCTCTGGGCACCCGAGCCCCGTGGTCTTGCTCTCCGCCCCCCAGTGGCCCTGACTCCTGTGCCCTCGCAGGTGGCAGAGCTGAAGCAGGAGCTGAAGTTGCGGTCACTGCCCGTCTCGGGCACCAAGACAGACCTGATTGAACGCCTGCGTGCCTACCAGGAGCAGGTCACCCCTGCCAGCCCCGGAGCGCCCAAGGCCCCCGCTGCCTCTCTCCTGCCCAAGGCGGGCGAGGTGGTGGTCGCTTTCCCCACTGCCCGGCTCAGCACGGGGCCTGCCCTGGTGGCAGCGGGCCTGGCCCCAGCCGAGGTGGTGGTGGCCACGGTGACCAGCAACGGTGTGGTGAAGTTCGGCAGCACGGGCTCCACGCCCCCTGTGTCTCCCACCCCCTCAGAGCGGTCGCTGCTCAGCACAGGCGATGAGAACTCCACGCCAGGGGACAGCTTTGGCGAGATGGTGACGTCCCCGGTGACCCAGCTCACCCTGCAGGCCTCGCCGCTGCAGGTGCTCGTGAAGGAGGAGGGCCCCCGCCCCGGGGCCTGCTGCCGGAGCCCAGGGGCGCGGGCCGAGCTGGAGGGCCGGGACAAGGACCAGATGCTGCAGGAGAAGGACAAGCAGATCGAGGAGCTGACGCGCATGCTCCGGCAGAAGCAGCAGCTGGTGGAGTGGCTCAGGCTGCAGCTGGAGCAGGAGAAGCGGGCCCAGCAGCcggcccccaccccggccccggcCTCCGCCCCGCTTGCCCTGGGCCCTGCGGTGAAGCAGGAGAGCAGCCTGGCTCGCTGCCAGCTCAGCCGGCGGCCCCCGGGCCCCGAGCCCCCCTTCAGCCCCACCCTTACGGCCCCCGCCGCCTCCCACGCAGATGCCCGCACCCTGGTGGCCCCAGCTGTGGTGGTGAAGCAGGAGGCCGTGGGGCCCGAGCCTGAGCCGGCCCCGGCCCTGGTCACTCTGGGCCCCGCAGTGAAGCAGGAGAGCAGCTTTACCAGCTGTCAGCTGAGCCGGCCACCCCCGGGCCCCGAGCTCCCCTTCAGCCCCAGCCTTGCGGCCCCGGCCGCCCCCCACGCAGACGTGTGTGCCCTGGCGCCCCCGGTCGTGGTGGTGAAGCAGGAAGCCGTGCCGCCGGAGCCCGAGCCGGCCCCGGCCCCCCAGCTGCTGCTGGGCCCACAGGGCCCCAGCCTCGTCAAGGGGGTCACACCGCCCCCCCTCCTCACTGACTCCGCAGGGACCCATCTTGTCCTCACCGTGACCAAGAAGAGCACAGACAGCCCTGGCCGGGCTGGCGGGAGCCCCCAGCAGGTACCTGGGACGGGGGCCGAGAGGGCGTTCAGTGACAGCGCCCCGTTCACAGGCGCCCCAGGGGTGGCAGGTTGTGCTCTCATCCTTGGATCGTCCCCTTCGGCCCTCCCAAAGGTGGGCTCCCTACCCGAGGTCACCCATGCAGGGCCGAGACTTGGGGAGGTTGGGGTCCCTGTGTGAGACCCCCAGCCTTGCAGGTGGAGCTGTGAGGGCCTGCCCCCCTCTCTGCCCTTAGTGTCAGAGCTTGTCTTTGGCGGGGGGCTCTGGAGCAGCCCCACCAGGCAGGCCACTCCTGCCCCTGCTGCCAGGGTGGGGTGCACCTGGGAAtgggggggccgggggcggggcctgacgggagccccgcccctccccccctcAGAGAGGCCAGCCGTCCCCCACCAAGGTGACGCTGGCAGCTGGCTCCCTGCTGCTGCCGCCCTCACAGCCCAGACCCCCCACTCAGCCTGGTCCAAAGGTGAGCCTGCTTTAGGCTTTGTGTGACCTCAGCCCTGtagggcttgggggtgggggcagt includes:
- the MRTFA gene encoding myocardin-related transcription factor A isoform X3 → MTLLEPEMLMMAVQSVLQLKLQQRRTREELVSQGIMPPLKSPAAFHEQRRSLERARTEDYLKRKIRSRPERSELVRMHILEETSAEPSLQAKQLKLKRARLADDLNEKIAQRPGPMELVEKNILPVESSLKEAIIVGQVNYPKVADSSSFDEDSSDALSPEQPASHESQGSAPSPLEARVSEPPPGATSVPPAQVVSQLPVGPESGETLFLAEQPPLPPSLTNGTTVPAAKPLPTLIKQSQPKSASEKSQRSKKAKELKPKVKKLKYHQYIPPDQKQDKGAPPMDSSYAKILQQQQLFLQLQILNQQQQQQQQHYNYQTILPAPPKPAGEALGSAGGPPTRSLSTTNSSSGSGAPGPSGLVRQNSTSLTGKPGALPTNLDDMKVAELKQELKLRSLPVSGTKTDLIERLRAYQEQVTPASPGAPKAPAASLLPKAGEVVVAFPTARLSTGPALVAAGLAPAEVVVATVTSNGVVKFGSTGSTPPVSPTPSERSLLSTGDENSTPGDSFGEMVTSPVTQLTLQASPLQVLVKEEGPRPGACCRSPGARAELEGRDKDQMLQEKDKQIEELTRMLRQKQQLVEWLRLQLEQEKRAQQPAPTPAPASAPLALGPAVKQESSLARCQLSRRPPGPEPPFSPTLTAPAASHADARTLVAPAVVVKQEAVGPEPEPAPALVTLGPAVKQESSFTSCQLSRPPPGPELPFSPSLAAPAAPHADVCALAPPVVVVKQEAVPPEPEPAPAPQLLLGPQGPSLVKGVTPPPLLTDSAGTHLVLTVTKKSTDSPGRAGGSPQQRGQPSPTKVTLAAGSLLLPPSQPRPPTQPGPKPLSQPESPAPGPPAHMDLEPPPQPLFGTPASQPKKEPPGYEEAMSQQPRPQENGSSSQQMDDLFDILIQSGEISADFKEPGKEKAPPTAACGSPLAAQPSPAAELPQAAPPPPGSPALPGRLEDFLESSTGLPLLTGGHEGPEPLSLIDDLHSQMLSSSAILDHPPSPMDTSELHFAPEPSSVGLDLADGHLDSMDWLELSSGGPVLGLAPLSTTAPSLFSTDFLDGHDLQLHWDSCL
- the MRTFA gene encoding myocardin-related transcription factor A isoform X1, with translation MASLKSEGRRMSLLQHWPLESHLSPSVLEERAGIYQPTCRILPLPWIVLKPGKDSRSAMCLAPYHSLREVLQLKLQQRRTREELVSQGIMPPLKSPAAFHEQRRSLERARTEDYLKRKIRSRPERSELVRMHILEETSAEPSLQAKQLKLKRARLADDLNEKIAQRPGPMELVEKNILPVESSLKEAIIVGQVNYPKVADSSSFDEDSSDALSPEQPASHESQGSAPSPLEARVSEPPPGATSVPPAQVVSQLPVGPESGETLFLAEQPPLPPSLTNGTTVPAAKPLPTLIKQSQPKSASEKSQRSKKAKELKPKVKKLKYHQYIPPDQKQDKGAPPMDSSYAKILQQQQLFLQLQILNQQQQQQQQHYNYQTILPAPPKPAGEALGSAGGPPTRSLSTTNSSSGSGAPGPSGLVRQNSTSLTGKPGALPTNLDDMKVAELKQELKLRSLPVSGTKTDLIERLRAYQEQVTPASPGAPKAPAASLLPKAGEVVVAFPTARLSTGPALVAAGLAPAEVVVATVTSNGVVKFGSTGSTPPVSPTPSERSLLSTGDENSTPGDSFGEMVTSPVTQLTLQASPLQVLVKEEGPRPGACCRSPGARAELEGRDKDQMLQEKDKQIEELTRMLRQKQQLVEWLRLQLEQEKRAQQPAPTPAPASAPLALGPAVKQESSLARCQLSRRPPGPEPPFSPTLTAPAASHADARTLVAPAVVVKQEAVGPEPEPAPALVTLGPAVKQESSFTSCQLSRPPPGPELPFSPSLAAPAAPHADVCALAPPVVVVKQEAVPPEPEPAPAPQLLLGPQGPSLVKGVTPPPLLTDSAGTHLVLTVTKKSTDSPGRAGGSPQQRGQPSPTKVTLAAGSLLLPPSQPRPPTQPGPKPLSQPESPAPGPPAHMDLEPPPQPLFGTPASQPKKEPPGYEEAMSQQPRPQENGSSSQQMDDLFDILIQSGEISADFKEPGKEKAPPTAACGSPLAAQPSPAAELPQAAPPPPGSPALPGRLEDFLESSTGLPLLTGGHEGPEPLSLIDDLHSQMLSSSAILDHPPSPMDTSELHFAPEPSSVGLDLADGHLDSMDWLELSSGGPVLGLAPLSTTAPSLFSTDFLDGHDLQLHWDSCL
- the MRTFA gene encoding myocardin-related transcription factor A isoform X2, with amino-acid sequence MASLKSEGRRMSLLQHWPLESHLSPSVLEERAGIYQPTCRILPLPWIVLKPGKDSRSAMCLAPYHSLREVLQLKLQQRRTREELVSQGIMPPLKSPAAFHEQRRSLERARTEDYLKRKIRSRPERSELVRMHILEETSAEPSLQAKQLKLKRARLADDLNEKIAQRPGPMELVEKNILPVESSLKEAIIVGQVNYPKVADSSSFDEDSSDALSPEQPASHESQGSAPSPLEARVSEPPPGATSVPPAQVVSQLPVGPESGETLFLAEQPPLPPSLTNGTTVPAAKPLPTLIKQSQPKSASEKSQRSKKAKELKPKVKKLKYHQYIPPDQKQDKGAPPMDSSYAKILQQQQLFLQLQILNQQQQQQQQHYNYQTILPAPPKPAGEALGSAGGPPTRSLSTTNSSSGSGAPGPSGLVRQNSTSLTGKPGALPTNLDDMKVAELKQELKLRSLPVSGTKTDLIERLRAYQEQVTPASPGAPKAPAASLLPKAGEVVVAFPTARLSTGPALVAAGLAPAEVVVATVTSNGVVKFGSTGSTPPVSPTPSERSLLSTGDENSTPGDSFGEMVTSPVTQLTLQASPLQVLVKEEGPRPGACCRSPGARAELEGRDKDQMLQEKDKQIEELTRMLRQKQQLVEWLRLQLEQEKRAQQPAPTPAPASAPLALGPAVKQESSLARCQLSRRPPGPEPPFSPTLTAPAASHADARTLVAPAVVVKQEAVGPEPEPAPALVTLGPAVKQESSFTSCQLSRPPPGPELPFSPSLAAPAAPHADVCALAPPVVVVKQEAVPPEPEPAPAPQLLLGPQGPSLVKGVTPPPLLTDSAGTHLVLTVTKKSTDSPGRAGGSPQQPLSQPESPAPGPPAHMDLEPPPQPLFGTPASQPKKEPPGYEEAMSQQPRPQENGSSSQQMDDLFDILIQSGEISADFKEPGKEKAPPTAACGSPLAAQPSPAAELPQAAPPPPGSPALPGRLEDFLESSTGLPLLTGGHEGPEPLSLIDDLHSQMLSSSAILDHPPSPMDTSELHFAPEPSSVGLDLADGHLDSMDWLELSSGGPVLGLAPLSTTAPSLFSTDFLDGHDLQLHWDSCL